The nucleotide sequence AAATTACGTTGTGACAAGAAAGAATGCTAAAGGTATATTTGAGTTTATTAATTTTGCAAGTAGCAGTAATATAGACGAAATTCACCTAATAGAGCTACATCCAGTAGGTTTAGGTAAAGAGGCTTTCTATACTCACGTTGATATGTCAGATATTGAAGGTCGCTTGAACGAGGATTGTACTTTGGTAGAGATCAGAAATAAACACAAGAGACCAAGATATAAATGTGGAAATCTTGTAGTTGAAGTTGTTAAACCTTACGCCAATCCTATATTTTGTAGTGGTTGTAACAGAATAAGGCTTACAGTAGACGGAAAATTAAAAACATGCTTATACAGAGATGATAAGATTATAGATATTAGTGACATCATTAAAAGTAGTTACAGCACAGAAGAAAAGGAAGAGTTATTAAGGGAGGCATATAGATTAGCAATTCTAATAAGGGAGCCAAACTTTAGATTTAGGTATGAGACTTCAAAAACTGGATAGAATTTTGGAGGAACGAGATGTAAAAAATGCTATTATTATTGGTGGCGCAAATATATTTTATTTAACTGGTTACGATTACATATCAACAGATTTTGCAAATGCCGTAGCCTTAATTTATAATGATAGTGTTCCTATTCTTGTAGTTCCAGTTCTAGAGAAAAATAGAGCACAATCTAAGGTAGGAGATAAGATAGAAGTAGTTGCATACAGTTCTTATCAAGTTTCTGATGACGTAATTAGGGGTAGTTTAGTAGATATCATTTCAAAGTATATAGAGGCTAACAGAAGGATTGCGATAGACATGCTATATTCAGGTTCAATGTTTTATCTT is from Sulfolobus acidocaldarius DSM 639 and encodes:
- the moaA gene encoding GTP 3',8-cyclase MoaA: MKDVYGRELEDLRITLTHACNFTCFFCHMEGENDGDSLLSADQISLVAQIGMEFGIRTVKLTGGEPTLRRDLPEIISKLKEVGIKEVSMTTNGYLLKELAGKLKDAGLDRVNISLHSIDPVIFKEVTGVNVLSKVVEGIEEAKKVGLRPLKLNYVVTRKNAKGIFEFINFASSSNIDEIHLIELHPVGLGKEAFYTHVDMSDIEGRLNEDCTLVEIRNKHKRPRYKCGNLVVEVVKPYANPIFCSGCNRIRLTVDGKLKTCLYRDDKIIDISDIIKSSYSTEEKEELLREAYRLAILIREPNFRFRYETSKTG